The following proteins come from a genomic window of Nostoc sp. TCL26-01:
- a CDS encoding helix-turn-helix domain-containing protein: protein MKNNPHLGNDALAFLKTIVPDTPETRRIEQQELLRLALTQALQEVRKKAGVTQEQLAERLGVEQSWVSQLESVNHDHTFESVLVYLNAVGAKLNLSFVLHGEIIVVNPQDVIAVDILQKH, encoded by the coding sequence ATGAAAAATAACCCGCATTTGGGAAATGATGCTTTAGCTTTTCTCAAAACCATAGTTCCTGATACTCCTGAAACTCGTCGTATTGAACAGCAAGAATTATTAAGATTAGCTTTAACTCAAGCATTACAGGAGGTTCGCAAAAAAGCTGGGGTTACTCAAGAACAGCTCGCTGAACGCTTAGGAGTGGAACAAAGTTGGGTTTCTCAACTGGAAAGTGTTAATCACGATCACACTTTTGAATCAGTGCTGGTGTATTTAAATGCAGTGGGTGCAAAGCTAAATTTATCATTTGTTTTGCATGGAGAGATTATTGTAGTAAACCCACAAGATGTCATAGCTGTGGATATCCTACAAAAACATTAG
- a CDS encoding NUDIX hydrolase, producing MNKNGEIRVIVLGLIRDGKRIFVSEGYDPLKQSTFYRALGGGVDFGETSLQALKREFQEEIQAELTNIRYLGCIENLFTYNGRQGHEIIQLYQCDFADAKFYKLESLVFYESENHKHRAMWIDIARFKSGELRLVPEEFFNYL from the coding sequence ATGAATAAAAATGGTGAAATTCGGGTCATAGTCTTAGGGTTGATTCGAGATGGTAAACGTATTTTTGTTTCTGAAGGCTATGATCCTCTAAAGCAATCAACTTTTTATCGAGCTTTGGGTGGTGGCGTTGACTTTGGTGAAACCAGCCTGCAAGCTTTAAAAAGAGAATTTCAAGAAGAAATTCAAGCAGAATTAACAAATATTCGCTACTTGGGTTGTATTGAAAACCTGTTTACATATAATGGTCGGCAAGGACATGAAATCATTCAACTGTATCAGTGTGATTTTGCCGATGCTAAGTTTTATAAATTAGAAAGTTTAGTTTTTTATGAGTCGGAAAATCATAAGCACAGGGCAATGTGGATAGATATTGCTCGGTTTAAATCTGGTGAACTCAGACTAGTACCTGAAGAGTTTTTTAATTACTTGTAA
- a CDS encoding DUF3531 family protein: protein MDIQFREFDQFNVWIWLRFSTVPSEREKKYIEEVFNSWFYLGKLGAFNAENLQVQETGLDLSYMSYDTQGYDRSLLALMHNMGEFEYEGQWGRCWFDLGTSDAIAIDILLNALTQLSEEYVTIELLYIGGENEDWPVEDDDSRSYSIYDN, encoded by the coding sequence ATGGATATTCAGTTTCGGGAGTTTGATCAATTTAATGTGTGGATATGGCTGAGATTTAGCACCGTTCCTTCAGAAAGGGAAAAAAAGTATATAGAAGAGGTGTTCAACTCTTGGTTTTATCTGGGTAAGCTGGGTGCATTTAATGCTGAAAATCTCCAGGTGCAGGAGACTGGATTGGATTTGAGCTATATGAGTTATGACACTCAAGGTTATGACAGAAGCCTATTAGCTTTGATGCACAACATGGGTGAGTTTGAGTATGAAGGACAATGGGGACGTTGTTGGTTCGATTTGGGGACTAGTGATGCGATCGCTATAGATATTTTACTGAATGCTCTGACCCAACTGAGTGAAGAATACGTCACTATTGAACTATTGTACATTGGCGGCGAGAATGAAGATTGGCCTGTCGAAGATGATGACAGTCGCTCTTACTCTATTTACGATAATTAA
- the rlmD gene encoding 23S rRNA (uracil(1939)-C(5))-methyltransferase RlmD — protein MTKSIWLQGELIEVTIADLSDTGDGVGRFESRVVFVPDTVPGDRILVRLLHVKPKYAHGKLHQLLTPSPHRIRPGCIVADKCGGCQWQHIDYEYQLVAKHDQVIQALQRIGGFVSPRVDPVLVADSSLGYRNKATYPVDISATGQVQAGYYQKGSHHLVNLNQCPVQDERLNPLLAEIKQDIQQRGWSIYNEQRHQGQIRHLGLRIGRRTGEILLTLVVKDWDLPGIAQQAAAWLKRYPQLVGVSLNRNPERTNAIFGRETRCIAGMPYLQEVFAGLEYQIRPDTFFQVSTETAEALLQVIETELNLQGHEILVDAYCGIGTLTLPLAKQVRQAIGLELQPEAVQQAICNAEHNGIKNVEFQVGAVEKLLPNMGIIPDVVLLDPPRKGCDRIVIESLLASKPARIVYVSCKVATLARDLKLLCEDGLYTIQRIQPADFFPQTSHVEAAAFLVLSQLDKDI, from the coding sequence ATGACTAAATCAATTTGGCTTCAGGGTGAATTAATCGAAGTGACGATCGCTGACTTGAGCGATACTGGTGATGGTGTGGGACGATTTGAGTCAAGGGTGGTGTTTGTCCCTGATACTGTTCCAGGCGATCGCATTTTGGTACGCTTATTACACGTCAAGCCTAAATATGCTCACGGTAAGCTGCACCAGTTATTAACACCATCTCCGCACCGAATTCGTCCTGGGTGTATTGTGGCTGACAAGTGTGGTGGTTGTCAGTGGCAACACATAGATTATGAATATCAGCTCGTAGCTAAACATGATCAAGTTATCCAAGCTTTGCAACGTATCGGTGGTTTTGTCTCTCCACGAGTTGATCCCGTGTTAGTGGCTGACTCGTCTTTAGGATATCGCAACAAAGCTACCTATCCTGTAGATATTTCGGCTACAGGTCAAGTCCAAGCAGGTTATTACCAAAAAGGTAGCCATCATTTAGTTAATTTAAATCAGTGTCCAGTCCAAGATGAGCGCTTAAATCCTCTACTAGCAGAAATTAAGCAAGATATTCAACAGCGTGGTTGGTCTATATATAATGAACAACGCCACCAAGGACAAATTCGCCATCTGGGTTTACGCATTGGACGACGCACTGGGGAAATTTTGTTAACTTTGGTAGTCAAGGACTGGGATTTACCCGGAATCGCACAGCAAGCTGCCGCATGGCTTAAGCGCTATCCTCAGTTGGTGGGAGTGTCATTAAATCGCAATCCTGAACGGACAAATGCGATTTTTGGCAGAGAAACCCGTTGTATTGCCGGGATGCCCTATTTACAAGAAGTTTTTGCTGGACTGGAATATCAAATTCGTCCCGATACATTTTTCCAAGTTTCCACAGAAACAGCCGAAGCGCTATTACAAGTAATTGAAACAGAACTTAATCTCCAAGGGCATGAAATACTAGTAGATGCTTACTGTGGAATTGGCACTTTAACCTTACCCTTAGCAAAACAGGTACGCCAAGCCATCGGCTTAGAACTGCAACCAGAAGCCGTGCAGCAGGCAATTTGTAATGCAGAACACAATGGTATTAAAAATGTGGAATTTCAAGTGGGAGCAGTTGAGAAATTGTTGCCAAATATGGGAATAATACCGGATGTGGTACTACTTGATCCTCCACGTAAAGGGTGCGATCGCATTGTCATCGAATCTTTATTAGCGTCGAAACCTGCCCGCATCGTTTACGTCAGTTGTAAAGTAGCTACCCTGGCTCGTGACCTGAAATTGCTTTGTGAAGATGGCTTGTATACTATCCAACGCATCCAGCCCGCAGATTTTTTTCCCCAAACATCTCATGTGGAAGCTGCTGCATTTCTTGTGTTATCACAGTTGGACAAGGATATTTAG
- a CDS encoding anti-sigma regulatory factor, with amino-acid sequence MITISLRPVGRYWGTISFASTLYLCPILDLLLAEIPAKLQAELRLGLQEALVNAAKHGNNLDPSKKVVVRFSLIDNQYWWVISDQGQGFNPMSEEEEPTDYLPPDEAESGRGMCLLHQIFDQVEWNRKGTELRLCKQTENRPRLSLRR; translated from the coding sequence GTGATTACCATTTCGCTTCGTCCAGTTGGACGCTACTGGGGTACAATTAGTTTTGCCTCAACCCTCTATCTATGTCCCATCCTAGATTTATTGTTGGCGGAAATTCCCGCGAAACTGCAAGCCGAACTGCGTTTAGGACTGCAAGAAGCCCTAGTAAACGCAGCTAAACATGGCAATAACCTTGATCCTAGCAAAAAAGTTGTAGTCCGTTTTTCTCTAATAGATAATCAATATTGGTGGGTCATCTCAGACCAAGGGCAAGGTTTTAATCCTATGAGTGAGGAAGAAGAACCAACAGATTATCTACCCCCTGATGAAGCAGAAAGCGGTAGAGGTATGTGCCTTCTCCACCAAATTTTCGACCAAGTAGAGTGGAATCGCAAAGGTACAGAATTAAGACTTTGTAAACAAACAGAAAACCGCCCCCGTCTATCTCTGCGGCGTTAG
- a CDS encoding DUF6439 family protein: MLSKTTQLNELSDLELAQALMERLSISPDDWHRLKSNRNSRASEQLAAAMVFLLKNQPQEALARLEQAVGWLNRSVSAPPCPTHGNKGLGKGD; encoded by the coding sequence ATGCTTTCTAAAACCACTCAACTCAATGAACTTAGCGATTTAGAACTAGCTCAAGCCTTGATGGAAAGGCTGAGTATTTCACCTGATGATTGGCATCGCCTCAAGTCTAACCGCAATTCTCGTGCTAGTGAACAATTAGCTGCCGCAATGGTATTTTTGCTCAAAAATCAACCACAAGAAGCTCTTGCTAGACTAGAACAAGCTGTTGGTTGGTTAAATCGTTCTGTATCCGCCCCTCCTTGTCCGACTCATGGGAATAAGGGACTGGGTAAGGGGGACTAG
- the asnS gene encoding asparagine--tRNA ligase, with protein MVNRRIAEILRSGQPDESVVVQGWVRTKRELKGFAFIEVNDGSSLANLQAVINQDLPDYEAIVKQLNTGASVEVAGVLVASQGKGQRIELQAESLKVYGEADPETYPLQKKRHSFEFLRTIGHLRSRTNSFGAVFRVRNACSTAIHQFFHERGFLWVHTPIITASDCEGAGELFSVTSLDLKNIPRTENQAIDYSQDFFAKPTYLTVSGQLEAEVMAMAFSNVYTFGPTFRAENSNTSRHLAEFWMVEPEMAFCDLEGDMDLAEAFLKHIFKYVLETCAEDMEFFNQRIDDTVLATADNIINNQFERLTYTDAIKLLEKADVKFEYPVSWGLDLQSEHERYLAEQLFKKPVIVTDYPAQIKAFYMRLNDDEKTVRAMDILAPKIGEIIGGSQREERLDVLERRILAQGMQPEDLWWYLDLRRYGTVPHAGFGLGFERLVQFMTGMGNIRDVIPFPRTPQNADF; from the coding sequence ATGGTAAATCGACGGATTGCAGAAATATTGCGGAGTGGTCAACCTGATGAGTCTGTTGTAGTTCAAGGCTGGGTAAGAACAAAGCGTGAACTCAAAGGCTTTGCTTTTATTGAAGTCAATGATGGCTCATCACTAGCGAATTTGCAAGCTGTGATTAATCAGGATTTGCCAGACTATGAAGCAATTGTCAAACAACTAAATACAGGTGCTTCAGTGGAGGTAGCTGGGGTACTGGTAGCTTCTCAAGGCAAAGGACAGCGTATTGAGTTGCAAGCAGAATCGCTGAAAGTCTACGGTGAGGCTGATCCCGAAACTTACCCACTGCAAAAGAAACGCCACTCTTTTGAATTTTTACGCACAATTGGGCATTTGCGATCGCGTACCAATTCCTTTGGTGCAGTGTTCCGCGTTAGGAATGCTTGTTCTACAGCCATTCATCAATTTTTCCATGAGAGGGGCTTTTTATGGGTACACACTCCCATCATCACCGCTAGCGATTGCGAAGGTGCAGGGGAACTATTTAGCGTCACTAGCTTGGATTTAAAGAATATACCCCGGACAGAAAATCAAGCGATCGATTACAGCCAAGATTTTTTTGCCAAACCTACATACTTGACGGTTAGCGGACAACTAGAAGCAGAAGTCATGGCGATGGCGTTTAGTAACGTCTACACCTTCGGCCCCACCTTTCGGGCAGAAAACTCCAACACTTCTCGCCACTTAGCCGAGTTTTGGATGGTTGAACCAGAAATGGCATTTTGCGACTTAGAAGGTGATATGGATTTGGCTGAGGCGTTTCTCAAACACATTTTTAAATATGTGTTAGAAACCTGTGCAGAAGACATGGAATTTTTCAATCAACGTATTGATGATACTGTGTTAGCAACAGCCGACAATATTATTAACAACCAATTTGAACGTCTGACTTACACCGATGCTATTAAACTTTTAGAAAAAGCCGATGTTAAGTTTGAGTATCCTGTCAGCTGGGGCTTAGATTTACAATCAGAACACGAACGCTATCTGGCAGAACAATTATTTAAAAAGCCTGTCATCGTTACCGACTACCCAGCCCAAATTAAAGCCTTTTATATGCGCCTGAACGATGATGAAAAAACCGTCCGCGCAATGGATATCCTTGCACCCAAGATTGGTGAAATCATTGGTGGTTCTCAACGGGAAGAACGTTTGGATGTGTTGGAACGCCGGATATTAGCACAAGGGATGCAGCCAGAGGATTTATGGTGGTATCTAGATTTACGCCGCTACGGTACTGTTCCTCACGCTGGATTTGGTTTGGGTTTTGAACGACTCGTGCAATTTATGACTGGAATGGGGAATATTCGAGATGTAATTCCCTTCCCCCGAACACCACAAAACGCCGATTTTTAG
- a CDS encoding HAD family hydrolase gives MEKPKVIFLDAVGTLFGVKGSVGKVYSQIAQEFGVEVSPEVLDKAFMQSFKASPPPVFPNVDIQDIPQREFDWWLKIAVNTFESAGVIQQFADFSSFFGELYIHFGTAEPWVTYPDVLQSLSNWQHIGIELGVLSNFDSRLYSVLQGLSLSHFFTSVTISTQVGAAKPDPKIFAIALEKHNCLPEEAWHIGDSIEEDYQGAKAAGLRGVWINRERN, from the coding sequence ATGGAAAAACCCAAAGTTATTTTTTTAGATGCTGTGGGTACACTTTTTGGTGTCAAAGGCAGCGTTGGTAAAGTTTATAGTCAGATAGCCCAGGAATTTGGCGTTGAAGTGTCGCCCGAAGTTCTGGATAAAGCATTTATGCAAAGTTTTAAAGCCTCTCCTCCACCAGTATTTCCCAATGTGGATATCCAAGATATTCCTCAAAGGGAGTTTGATTGGTGGCTAAAAATTGCGGTAAATACTTTTGAAAGTGCCGGAGTGATCCAACAATTTGCTGATTTTTCTAGTTTCTTTGGGGAATTATATATTCATTTTGGTACTGCTGAACCTTGGGTGACTTATCCTGATGTGCTGCAATCTTTAAGTAACTGGCAACACATAGGAATTGAATTAGGTGTATTGTCTAATTTTGATTCCCGGCTATACTCAGTGTTGCAGGGTTTAAGCCTGAGCCATTTTTTTACTTCTGTGACTATTTCTACTCAAGTGGGTGCAGCCAAACCTGATCCCAAAATTTTTGCGATCGCACTAGAAAAACATAATTGTCTACCTGAAGAAGCATGGCACATTGGTGATAGCATTGAAGAAGACTATCAAGGAGCCAAAGCTGCTGGTTTAAGAGGTGTTTGGATCAATCGGGAGAGAAATTAG
- a CDS encoding NAD(P)/FAD-dependent oxidoreductase: MTEKSTRIVILGGGFGGLYTALRLSQLPWESEHKPEIVLVDQSDRFLFTPLLYELLTGELQTWEIAPAFIELLENTGVRFCQAFVSGIDIDQQRVHLQNGPEIFYDRLVLTLGGETPLDLVPGATSYAYPFRTITDAYRLEERLRVLAESDTDKIRVAIVGAGYSGVELACKLADRLGDRGRFRLIEISDQILRTSPDFNREAAKKALDARGVFIDLETKVESIHQDAIALEYKNQVDTIPVDLVIWTVGTRVAPVVRSLPCKQNQRGQITTTSTLQVLDHPEIFALGDLADCLDAEGQQVPATAQVAFQQADYAAWNIWASITHRPLLPFRYQPLGEMMALGKDNATLTGLGMKLDGSLAYVARRLAYLYRMPTLDHQLKVGFNWLVRPIIETIIQ; encoded by the coding sequence ATGACTGAAAAATCTACAAGAATCGTTATCCTTGGTGGAGGCTTTGGTGGTCTCTACACAGCTTTGCGTTTAAGTCAATTACCTTGGGAATCGGAACACAAACCAGAAATTGTGTTAGTAGATCAAAGCGATCGCTTCCTATTTACTCCTTTATTGTACGAATTACTTACAGGAGAATTACAAACCTGGGAAATTGCCCCTGCGTTTATCGAACTATTGGAAAATACAGGTGTGCGTTTTTGTCAAGCATTTGTCTCTGGGATTGATATCGACCAGCAACGGGTACACCTGCAAAATGGGCCGGAAATCTTCTATGACCGCTTAGTTCTGACTTTGGGTGGAGAGACACCACTTGATTTAGTCCCTGGTGCGACATCCTACGCTTACCCCTTCCGCACAATTACTGATGCTTATCGCTTGGAAGAACGTTTACGAGTCTTAGCAGAATCAGATACAGACAAAATTCGCGTAGCCATTGTTGGCGCTGGTTATAGCGGTGTTGAATTAGCCTGTAAATTAGCCGACAGATTAGGTGACAGAGGACGCTTCCGCCTAATTGAGATCAGCGACCAAATTTTACGCACTTCCCCAGACTTCAACCGAGAAGCAGCCAAAAAAGCTTTAGATGCGCGGGGTGTATTCATTGACTTAGAAACCAAGGTCGAATCAATTCACCAAGATGCGATCGCCTTAGAATACAAAAATCAAGTAGACACAATTCCCGTAGATTTAGTCATTTGGACTGTAGGCACAAGAGTTGCACCTGTAGTCAGAAGTCTGCCTTGCAAACAAAACCAGCGCGGTCAAATCACCACCACATCAACCCTACAAGTACTTGACCATCCAGAAATCTTTGCTTTAGGAGATTTAGCTGACTGTCTAGACGCTGAAGGTCAGCAAGTCCCAGCTACCGCCCAAGTCGCCTTTCAACAAGCAGACTACGCAGCTTGGAATATCTGGGCTAGCATAACTCATCGTCCCTTACTACCTTTCCGTTATCAACCATTAGGCGAAATGATGGCACTAGGCAAAGACAACGCCACTCTCACTGGTTTAGGGATGAAACTAGACGGTTCTCTAGCCTACGTCGCCCGCCGCCTTGCCTACCTGTATAGAATGCCCACTTTAGATCATCAACTCAAAGTTGGATTTAATTGGCTTGTTCGCCCTATTATAGAAACAATTATTCAATAA
- a CDS encoding ATP-binding protein gives MITLETIEKWLNAPAETENLEFKEAKQQYDTTKLLRYCVALANEGGGYLVLGVTDKRPRRVVGSQAFPSSTALNDIKAVIVDKLRFRVDATELQHPDGRVLVFEVPTRPVGQPLAFDGAYLMRVGEDLVAMTPDVLKKIFAEDQQDWFCQAARSDASPEDVIALLDTQSYFELLKIPYPTTRDAVLERLQSQNLIQRTAYAWTITNLAAILLAKKMDAFSSALARKAPRIVIFEGINKLETRVEKTDNRGYAVGFDGLVDFVHSAAPQNRFIEEVVREEVKMFPEQALRELIANALVHQDFLATGTSVMIEMYSDRIEISNPGIPPIKVERFIDENRSRNEQLANLMRLFHICEEKGSGIDKVVSAAEMFQLPAPDFRVGDTRTTAVLFAHQDFANMSKADRIRACYQHCCLLYVSNQRMSNQTLRERFRLSESQAATVSQIIAYTKEAGLIKADQSESTSTRYARYLPFWA, from the coding sequence ATGATTACCCTAGAAACCATTGAAAAATGGCTAAATGCACCTGCTGAAACCGAAAACCTTGAATTCAAAGAAGCCAAGCAACAGTATGATACAACCAAATTGTTGCGCTACTGTGTAGCATTAGCCAACGAAGGTGGTGGATATCTGGTTTTGGGCGTAACCGACAAGCGCCCACGTCGGGTGGTAGGTTCCCAAGCTTTTCCATCTTCAACCGCCCTCAACGATATCAAAGCTGTGATTGTAGACAAACTCAGATTTCGGGTAGATGCTACAGAATTGCAGCATCCTGATGGACGAGTGCTGGTTTTTGAAGTGCCAACCCGTCCTGTCGGGCAACCATTAGCGTTTGATGGAGCCTACCTAATGAGAGTGGGAGAAGATTTGGTGGCAATGACACCAGATGTACTCAAGAAAATTTTTGCAGAAGACCAACAAGATTGGTTTTGCCAAGCTGCTCGATCTGATGCCAGTCCTGAAGATGTAATTGCCCTTTTAGATACTCAATCATACTTTGAACTGCTAAAAATTCCCTATCCAACTACCCGCGATGCTGTCTTAGAAAGATTGCAGAGCCAAAATTTAATTCAAAGAACAGCATATGCTTGGACAATCACAAACCTAGCTGCCATCCTTTTGGCAAAAAAAATGGATGCCTTTTCCTCTGCATTAGCTCGTAAAGCACCTCGTATTGTTATATTTGAAGGCATAAATAAGTTAGAAACTCGTGTTGAAAAGACAGACAATCGAGGATATGCCGTTGGTTTTGATGGATTAGTAGATTTCGTCCACTCAGCAGCACCGCAAAATCGTTTTATCGAGGAAGTTGTGCGGGAAGAAGTGAAGATGTTTCCAGAACAGGCTTTACGAGAACTTATTGCGAATGCTTTAGTACATCAGGATTTTCTAGCAACAGGTACTTCGGTGATGATCGAAATGTATAGCGATCGCATTGAGATATCTAATCCTGGCATCCCACCCATTAAGGTAGAGCGATTCATTGATGAAAATCGCTCCCGTAACGAACAACTTGCCAACCTAATGCGACTTTTCCATATATGTGAAGAAAAAGGCAGTGGCATTGACAAAGTTGTAAGTGCAGCAGAAATGTTTCAACTACCCGCACCAGATTTTCGAGTAGGTGACACACGCACTACAGCAGTGCTATTTGCCCATCAGGATTTTGCCAATATGAGCAAAGCAGACCGAATTCGAGCCTGCTATCAGCATTGTTGTCTGCTGTATGTCAGCAATCAACGAATGTCTAACCAAACCCTGCGAGAGCGTTTTCGTCTAAGTGAGTCACAAGCGGCAACAGTATCTCAGATTATTGCATATACAAAAGAAGCTGGATTAATCAAAGCAGACCAATCCGAATCAACTTCTACGCGCTATGCCAGATATCTACCCTTTTGGGCGTAA
- a CDS encoding HAD family phosphatase, producing the protein MSLKAVLFDFNGVIINDERIHLQLIDEILVQENLQPQKAQERQTSLGRSDRSYFQELLANRGRVASEEYLTQLLKRKAQAYGQELEKLDKLPIYPGVEDIIFQVRSRNLKLGLVSGAIRPEIELVINRAKLAENFQIIITGDDVTTSKPQPDGYLLAVKRLSQAYPELNLQPQECLAIEDTPVGIAAAKRAQIPVVGVANTYPFHMLQRCCNWTVDYLTDLEIERVQEVFSGQHPQSTMTEC; encoded by the coding sequence ATGAGTTTAAAGGCAGTTCTGTTTGATTTTAATGGCGTGATTATTAACGATGAGCGCATCCACCTGCAATTAATAGATGAGATTCTGGTGCAAGAAAATCTCCAACCCCAAAAAGCACAAGAGCGTCAAACTTCTTTAGGGCGGAGCGATCGCTCCTATTTTCAAGAGTTGCTAGCAAATCGTGGTAGAGTTGCTAGCGAAGAGTATTTAACTCAACTACTCAAGCGTAAGGCTCAAGCCTATGGGCAAGAACTAGAGAAATTAGATAAACTGCCGATATATCCTGGTGTAGAAGACATCATATTTCAAGTCCGTTCCCGTAATCTCAAATTAGGTTTAGTCAGTGGAGCAATTCGCCCAGAGATTGAATTAGTGATCAATCGTGCCAAGCTAGCTGAAAATTTTCAAATCATCATTACAGGTGATGATGTCACTACTAGTAAACCCCAACCAGATGGTTATCTGCTAGCAGTCAAACGCTTAAGCCAAGCATATCCCGAATTAAATCTCCAACCGCAAGAATGTTTAGCGATTGAAGACACACCAGTAGGTATAGCCGCCGCCAAACGAGCGCAAATACCAGTAGTCGGTGTAGCAAATACATACCCCTTCCATATGCTTCAGCGCTGTTGCAACTGGACTGTCGATTACTTGACAGACTTGGAAATAGAACGAGTCCAAGAAGTCTTTTCTGGCCAACACCCCCAGTCCACCATGACTGAGTGTTAA